A window of Myxococcales bacterium contains these coding sequences:
- a CDS encoding class I SAM-dependent methyltransferase has product MGFFLRKCVEAGYAAEGVEPSPSLSKIAREQFGLTITNSYFEAAGFAKGSFDVITMIDVFEHVANPIELLGTARQVLADDGVLAIKVPNGNYNLLKQRIAERTKREAQYDIWDSYEHIVHYTPETMEKMAKKGGFRVEKLLLPIPIHSPVWANMVGHYYQYASPFWMDWKRITLRNLFYAAGRLEQAAQRSPHFAPDLMFMLKKA; this is encoded by the coding sequence ATGGGCTTTTTCCTGCGAAAGTGCGTCGAGGCCGGGTACGCGGCCGAGGGCGTCGAGCCTTCGCCGTCGCTCTCGAAGATCGCGCGTGAGCAGTTCGGGCTCACCATCACGAACAGCTATTTCGAGGCCGCGGGCTTCGCGAAGGGCTCGTTCGACGTCATCACGATGATCGACGTGTTCGAGCACGTCGCGAACCCGATCGAGCTGCTCGGTACGGCGCGCCAAGTCTTGGCCGACGACGGCGTGCTCGCGATCAAGGTCCCGAACGGGAACTACAACCTCTTGAAGCAGCGCATCGCGGAGCGCACGAAGCGCGAGGCCCAGTACGACATCTGGGACTCGTACGAGCACATCGTGCACTACACGCCCGAGACCATGGAAAAGATGGCCAAAAAGGGCGGGTTCCGCGTCGAGAAGCTCCTGCTCCCGATCCCCATCCACTCGCCCGTGTGGGCCAACATGGTGGGCCACTACTACCAGTACGCGTCGCCGTTCTGGATGGACTGGAAGCGCATCACGCTTCGGAACCTGTTCTACGCGGCCGGCAGGCTCGAGCAGGCGGCCCAGAGGTCGCCCCACTTCGCCCCCGACCTCATGTTCATGCTCAAAAAGGCCTGA
- a CDS encoding ferredoxin--NADP reductase produces the protein MLNDALSQLGRDVRTVVSSFLGQKPSPLVTRRSRRAPPLVTSPSLGRPMRIAEKIHETAETVSLVLEAVGGEPIDFRPGQFFTLVVPVGGTLHKRAYSASSRPGELGGRVRVTVKRVGGGLVSGRLVSDETRVGDVLSVLGPSGSFGPSAASGPRALVLLAGGSGITPMMSIARTLLSLEPETTIHLVYGNRSKADIPFLGELGDLAREHGGRFSVRHVLSEPAEGFEHTRGALTRDVVEREVRPLLTPSSEVLVCGPEGMMSEARAALDGLGVPRDRVHEEAFVSPREDTRSPTAPVAVTVTRNGAKKHAVQMVGQTLLEAGLAATIDMPFSCAMGGCGACKVKLVAGETTHEGSALTPLERERGYVLACVDRALGPCELEVDP, from the coding sequence ATGCTGAACGATGCGCTCTCGCAGCTCGGCCGCGACGTTCGAACCGTCGTCTCGTCGTTCCTCGGTCAGAAGCCCTCGCCGCTCGTGACGCGGCGATCGCGGCGCGCGCCTCCGCTCGTGACGAGCCCTTCGCTCGGGCGCCCCATGCGCATCGCCGAGAAGATCCACGAGACGGCCGAGACCGTGTCCCTCGTGCTCGAGGCCGTCGGCGGTGAGCCGATCGACTTTCGCCCGGGGCAGTTCTTCACGCTCGTCGTGCCGGTCGGAGGCACGCTCCACAAGCGGGCCTACTCGGCCTCGTCGCGCCCCGGTGAGCTCGGTGGGCGCGTGCGTGTCACGGTGAAGCGCGTGGGCGGGGGCCTCGTGAGCGGGCGCCTCGTCTCGGACGAGACCCGCGTGGGCGACGTGCTCTCGGTGCTGGGTCCCTCGGGCAGCTTCGGGCCAAGCGCCGCGAGCGGCCCGCGCGCCCTCGTGCTCCTCGCCGGGGGCAGCGGCATCACGCCCATGATGTCCATCGCGCGCACCCTGCTCTCCCTCGAGCCCGAGACCACGATCCACCTCGTCTACGGCAACCGCTCCAAGGCCGACATCCCCTTCCTCGGCGAGCTCGGGGACCTCGCGCGTGAGCACGGCGGGCGCTTCTCGGTGCGGCACGTGCTCTCCGAGCCGGCGGAGGGCTTCGAGCACACGCGCGGTGCCCTCACGAGGGACGTGGTCGAGCGCGAGGTTCGGCCGCTCCTCACCCCGAGCTCCGAGGTGCTCGTGTGCGGTCCCGAGGGCATGATGTCCGAGGCGCGCGCGGCCCTCGACGGCCTCGGCGTGCCGCGCGACCGGGTGCACGAAGAGGCGTTCGTGTCGCCGCGCGAGGACACGAGATCCCCCACGGCTCCCGTGGCCGTCACGGTGACCCGAAACGGCGCAAAAAAGCACGCGGTGCAGATGGTGGGACAGACCTTGCTCGAGGCCGGGCTCGCGGCCACGATCGACATGCCCTTCTCGTGCGCCATGGGCGGCTGCGGGGCCTGCAAGGTGAAGCTCGTCGCCGGAGAGACGACCCACGAGGGCTCGGCCCTCACGCCCCTCGAGCGGGAGCGCGGCTACGTGCTCGCCTGCGTCGACCGCGCGCTCGGCCCGTGCGAGCTCGAGGTCGACCCGTGA
- a CDS encoding MerR family transcriptional regulator translates to MTLRERPEPKPKGERAVEAPRAEKKRAPKPHDVPLKMKDLVARTGVPRQVIHFYIQQGLLPEGKKTGRNMAFYDQSHVERIELVRKLQHERFLPLKVIKAMLDQTDESFSPAQKRLLSEVKGHLSGASALLPDEATVDADALAKARGITEVDLEELAKSGFIVLNRAPSGERTIASRDAWIIDLWGEFRAAGLTKELGFTPQDLAIFEDFVSQLFRAEVRMLTDRVSHLPPQVLATMVERAMPLVNTLITRWHMGKAHAIFATLGEPT, encoded by the coding sequence GTGACACTCCGCGAGAGGCCGGAGCCGAAGCCCAAGGGCGAGCGCGCCGTCGAGGCCCCGCGCGCCGAGAAGAAGCGCGCGCCGAAGCCGCACGACGTCCCCCTCAAGATGAAAGACCTCGTCGCGCGCACGGGCGTGCCACGCCAGGTCATTCACTTCTACATCCAACAAGGGCTCCTGCCCGAGGGCAAGAAGACCGGCCGCAACATGGCCTTCTACGACCAGTCGCACGTGGAGCGCATCGAGCTCGTTCGCAAGCTCCAGCACGAGCGCTTCTTGCCACTCAAGGTCATCAAGGCCATGCTCGACCAAACGGACGAGTCGTTCAGCCCCGCGCAGAAGAGGCTGCTCTCCGAGGTGAAGGGGCACCTCTCGGGCGCGTCGGCCCTGCTCCCGGACGAGGCCACGGTCGACGCGGACGCCCTCGCCAAGGCCCGCGGCATCACCGAGGTCGATCTCGAAGAGCTCGCGAAGAGCGGCTTCATCGTGCTCAATCGCGCCCCGAGCGGAGAGCGCACGATCGCCTCGCGTGACGCGTGGATCATCGATCTTTGGGGCGAGTTCCGCGCCGCCGGGCTCACGAAGGAGCTCGGGTTCACTCCCCAGGATCTCGCCATCTTCGAGGACTTCGTGTCGCAGCTCTTCCGCGCCGAGGTCCGCATGCTCACCGACCGCGTCTCGCACCTCCCCCCACAAGTCCTCGCTACGATGGTCGAGCGCGCCATGCCGCTCGTGAACACGCTGATCACCCGGTGGCACATGGGCAAAGCCCACGCCATCTTCGCCACTCTCGGAGAGCCCACATGA